The Columba livia isolate bColLiv1 breed racing homer chromosome 18, bColLiv1.pat.W.v2, whole genome shotgun sequence genome includes a region encoding these proteins:
- the LUC7L3 gene encoding luc7-like protein 3 isoform X4 yields the protein MISAAQLLDELMGRDRNLAPDEKRSNVRWDHESVCKYYLCGFCPAELFTNTRSDLGPCEKIHDENLRKQYEKSSRFMKVGYERDFLRYLQSLLAEVERRIRRGHARLALSQNQQSSGGAGPTGKNEEKIQVLTDKIDVLLQQIEELGSEGKVEEAQGMMKLVEQLKEERELLRSTTSTIESFAAQEKQMEVCEVCGAFLIVGDAQSRVDDHLMGKQHMGYAKIKATVEDLKEKLRKRTEEPDRDERLKKEKLEREEREKEREREREERERKRRREEEEKEKERARDRERRKRSRSRSRHSSRTSDRRCSRSRDHKRSRSRERRRSRSRDRRRSRSHDRSERKHRSRSRDRRRSKSRDRKSYKHRSKSREREQDRKSKEKVQRKYAQMKMELSQVRRHTKAPSEGKDSVVLQNILRYIVLSQLFCSRLVPPLVCLFGTYL from the exons gTTTGTAAATACTACCTTTGTGGCTTTTGCCCAGCTGAATTATTTACAAATACCCGTTCTGATTTAG GTCCTTGTGAAAAAATTCATGACGAAAATCTACGTAAACA GTATGAGAAGAGCTCTCGTTTTATGAAAGTGGGCTATGAAAGAGATTTCTTACGCTACTTACAAAGCTTACTTGCAGAGGTAGAACGCAGGATTCGAAGAGGCCACGCTCGTTTGGCACTGTCACAGAATCAACAGTCTTCTGGG GGAGCGGGACCTACTGgtaaaaatgaagagaagatTCAGGTGTTAACTGACAAAATTGATGTACTTCTACAACAG ATTGAAGAACTAGGTTCAGAAGGGAAGGTGGAAGAGGCACAAGGAATGATGAAACTTGTTGAACAgttaaaggaagagagagaattGCTGAGATCTACAACTTCT acaATTGAGAGCTTTGCAGCccaagaaaagcaaatggaagTTTGTGAAGTTTGTGGAGCCTTTTTAATTGTAGGAGATGCACAGTCCAGGGTAGATGACCACTTGATGGGAAAGCAGCACATGGGTTATGCCAAAATAAAAGCTACTGTAGAAGATTTAAAA gaaaagttacgaaaaagaacagaagaaccTGATCGTGatgaaaggttaaaaaaagagaaactagaacgagaagagagagagaaagagagagaacgGGAAAGAGAAGAGCGGGAAAGGAAGAGACGAcgtgaagaagaagaaaaggaaaaagagagggcTCGTGATAGAGAGAGACGTAAAAGGAGTCGTTCACGGAGTAGACATTCAAGCAGAACGTCTGACAGAAGATGCAGCCGTTCACGAGACCACAAAAGAtcaagaagcagagaaaggaggCGAAGCAg GAGTCGTGACCGAAGAAGAAGCAGAAGTCATGAtagatcagaaagaaaacataggtctcgcagcagggacaggagacgATCAAAAAGCCGGGATCGGAAATCCTACAAGCacagaagcaaaagcagagagagagaacaagacaggaagtcaaaagaaaaag TGCAGCGTAAGTATGCACAGATGAAGATGGAACTAAGCCAAGTAAGAAGACATACTAAAGCACCTTCTGAAGGAAAAGACAGTGTAGTCCTGCAAAACATTTTGAGGTACATTGTTTTGTCTCAGCTATTTTGTAGCAGACTCGTGCCCCCATTAGTGTGCCTCTTTGGGACATATTTGTAA
- the LUC7L3 gene encoding luc7-like protein 3 isoform X1: protein MISAAQLLDELMGRDRNLAPDEKRSNVRWDHESVCKYYLCGFCPAELFTNTRSDLGPCEKIHDENLRKQYEKSSRFMKVGYERDFLRYLQSLLAEVERRIRRGHARLALSQNQQSSGGAGPTGKNEEKIQVLTDKIDVLLQQIEELGSEGKVEEAQGMMKLVEQLKEERELLRSTTSTIESFAAQEKQMEVCEVCGAFLIVGDAQSRVDDHLMGKQHMGYAKIKATVEDLKEKLRKRTEEPDRDERLKKEKLEREEREKEREREREERERKRRREEEEKEKERARDRERRKRSRSRSRHSSRTSDRRCSRSRDHKRSRSRERRRSRSRDRRRSRSHDRSERKHRSRSRDRRRSKSRDRKSYKHRSKSREREQDRKSKEKEKRGSDDKKSSMKSSSREKQSEDTNTDSKESDTKNEVNGTSEDIKSEVQRKYAQMKMELSQVRRHTKAPSEGKDSVVLQNILRYIVLSQLFCSRLVPPLVCLFGTYL from the exons gTTTGTAAATACTACCTTTGTGGCTTTTGCCCAGCTGAATTATTTACAAATACCCGTTCTGATTTAG GTCCTTGTGAAAAAATTCATGACGAAAATCTACGTAAACA GTATGAGAAGAGCTCTCGTTTTATGAAAGTGGGCTATGAAAGAGATTTCTTACGCTACTTACAAAGCTTACTTGCAGAGGTAGAACGCAGGATTCGAAGAGGCCACGCTCGTTTGGCACTGTCACAGAATCAACAGTCTTCTGGG GGAGCGGGACCTACTGgtaaaaatgaagagaagatTCAGGTGTTAACTGACAAAATTGATGTACTTCTACAACAG ATTGAAGAACTAGGTTCAGAAGGGAAGGTGGAAGAGGCACAAGGAATGATGAAACTTGTTGAACAgttaaaggaagagagagaattGCTGAGATCTACAACTTCT acaATTGAGAGCTTTGCAGCccaagaaaagcaaatggaagTTTGTGAAGTTTGTGGAGCCTTTTTAATTGTAGGAGATGCACAGTCCAGGGTAGATGACCACTTGATGGGAAAGCAGCACATGGGTTATGCCAAAATAAAAGCTACTGTAGAAGATTTAAAA gaaaagttacgaaaaagaacagaagaaccTGATCGTGatgaaaggttaaaaaaagagaaactagaacgagaagagagagagaaagagagagaacgGGAAAGAGAAGAGCGGGAAAGGAAGAGACGAcgtgaagaagaagaaaaggaaaaagagagggcTCGTGATAGAGAGAGACGTAAAAGGAGTCGTTCACGGAGTAGACATTCAAGCAGAACGTCTGACAGAAGATGCAGCCGTTCACGAGACCACAAAAGAtcaagaagcagagaaaggaggCGAAGCAg GAGTCGTGACCGAAGAAGAAGCAGAAGTCATGAtagatcagaaagaaaacataggtctcgcagcagggacaggagacgATCAAAAAGCCGGGATCGGAAATCCTACAAGCacagaagcaaaagcagagagagagaacaagacaggaagtcaaaagaaaaag AAAAGAGGGGATCTGATGATAAAAAAAGTAGTATGAAGTCCAGTAGTCGAGAAAAACAGAGTGAAGACACAAATACAGACTCGAAGGAGAGTGACACTAAGAATGAGGTCAATGGGACCAGTGAAGACATAAAATCTGAAG TGCAGCGTAAGTATGCACAGATGAAGATGGAACTAAGCCAAGTAAGAAGACATACTAAAGCACCTTCTGAAGGAAAAGACAGTGTAGTCCTGCAAAACATTTTGAGGTACATTGTTTTGTCTCAGCTATTTTGTAGCAGACTCGTGCCCCCATTAGTGTGCCTCTTTGGGACATATTTGTAA
- the LUC7L3 gene encoding luc7-like protein 3 isoform X2 — MISAAQLLDELMGRDRNLAPDEKRSNVRWDHESVCKYYLCGFCPAELFTNTRSDLGPCEKIHDENLRKQYEKSSRFMKVGYERDFLRYLQSLLAEVERRIRRGHARLALSQNQQSSGGAGPTGKNEEKIQVLTDKIDVLLQQIEELGSEGKVEEAQGMMKLVEQLKEERELLRSTTSTIESFAAQEKQMEVCEVCGAFLIVGDAQSRVDDHLMGKQHMGYAKIKATVEDLKEKLRKRTEEPDRDERLKKEKLEREEREKEREREREERERKRRREEEEKEKERARDRERRKRSRSRSRHSSRTSDRRCSRSRDHKRSRSRERRRSRSRDRRRSRSHDRSERKHRSRSRDRRRSKSRDRKSYKHRSKSREREQDRKSKEKEKRGSDDKKSSMKSSSREKQSEDTNTDSKESDTKNEVNGTSEDIKSEVQRKYAQMKMELSQVRRHTKAPSEGKDSVVLQNILSVGVVSGP, encoded by the exons gTTTGTAAATACTACCTTTGTGGCTTTTGCCCAGCTGAATTATTTACAAATACCCGTTCTGATTTAG GTCCTTGTGAAAAAATTCATGACGAAAATCTACGTAAACA GTATGAGAAGAGCTCTCGTTTTATGAAAGTGGGCTATGAAAGAGATTTCTTACGCTACTTACAAAGCTTACTTGCAGAGGTAGAACGCAGGATTCGAAGAGGCCACGCTCGTTTGGCACTGTCACAGAATCAACAGTCTTCTGGG GGAGCGGGACCTACTGgtaaaaatgaagagaagatTCAGGTGTTAACTGACAAAATTGATGTACTTCTACAACAG ATTGAAGAACTAGGTTCAGAAGGGAAGGTGGAAGAGGCACAAGGAATGATGAAACTTGTTGAACAgttaaaggaagagagagaattGCTGAGATCTACAACTTCT acaATTGAGAGCTTTGCAGCccaagaaaagcaaatggaagTTTGTGAAGTTTGTGGAGCCTTTTTAATTGTAGGAGATGCACAGTCCAGGGTAGATGACCACTTGATGGGAAAGCAGCACATGGGTTATGCCAAAATAAAAGCTACTGTAGAAGATTTAAAA gaaaagttacgaaaaagaacagaagaaccTGATCGTGatgaaaggttaaaaaaagagaaactagaacgagaagagagagagaaagagagagaacgGGAAAGAGAAGAGCGGGAAAGGAAGAGACGAcgtgaagaagaagaaaaggaaaaagagagggcTCGTGATAGAGAGAGACGTAAAAGGAGTCGTTCACGGAGTAGACATTCAAGCAGAACGTCTGACAGAAGATGCAGCCGTTCACGAGACCACAAAAGAtcaagaagcagagaaaggaggCGAAGCAg GAGTCGTGACCGAAGAAGAAGCAGAAGTCATGAtagatcagaaagaaaacataggtctcgcagcagggacaggagacgATCAAAAAGCCGGGATCGGAAATCCTACAAGCacagaagcaaaagcagagagagagaacaagacaggaagtcaaaagaaaaag AAAAGAGGGGATCTGATGATAAAAAAAGTAGTATGAAGTCCAGTAGTCGAGAAAAACAGAGTGAAGACACAAATACAGACTCGAAGGAGAGTGACACTAAGAATGAGGTCAATGGGACCAGTGAAGACATAAAATCTGAAG TGCAGCGTAAGTATGCACAGATGAAGATGGAACTAAGCCAAGTAAGAAGACATACTAAAGCACCTTCTGAAGGAAAAGACAGTGTAGTCCTGCAAAACATTTTGAG CGTTGGTGTTGTGAGCGGCCCATGA
- the LUC7L3 gene encoding luc7-like protein 3 isoform X5 produces MISAAQLLDELMGRDRNLAPDEKRSNVRWDHESVCKYYLCGFCPAELFTNTRSDLGPCEKIHDENLRKQYEKSSRFMKVGYERDFLRYLQSLLAEVERRIRRGHARLALSQNQQSSGGAGPTGKNEEKIQVLTDKIDVLLQQIEELGSEGKVEEAQGMMKLVEQLKEERELLRSTTSTIESFAAQEKQMEVCEVCGAFLIVGDAQSRVDDHLMGKQHMGYAKIKATVEDLKEKLRKRTEEPDRDERLKKEKLEREEREKEREREREERERKRRREEEEKEKERARDRERRKRSRSRSRHSSRTSDRRCSRSRDHKRSRSRERRRSRSRDRRRSRSHDRSERKHRSRSRDRRRSKSRDRKSYKHRSKSREREQDRKSKEKEKRGSDDKKSSMKSSSREKQSEDTNTDSKESDTKNEVNGTSEDIKSEGDTQSN; encoded by the exons gTTTGTAAATACTACCTTTGTGGCTTTTGCCCAGCTGAATTATTTACAAATACCCGTTCTGATTTAG GTCCTTGTGAAAAAATTCATGACGAAAATCTACGTAAACA GTATGAGAAGAGCTCTCGTTTTATGAAAGTGGGCTATGAAAGAGATTTCTTACGCTACTTACAAAGCTTACTTGCAGAGGTAGAACGCAGGATTCGAAGAGGCCACGCTCGTTTGGCACTGTCACAGAATCAACAGTCTTCTGGG GGAGCGGGACCTACTGgtaaaaatgaagagaagatTCAGGTGTTAACTGACAAAATTGATGTACTTCTACAACAG ATTGAAGAACTAGGTTCAGAAGGGAAGGTGGAAGAGGCACAAGGAATGATGAAACTTGTTGAACAgttaaaggaagagagagaattGCTGAGATCTACAACTTCT acaATTGAGAGCTTTGCAGCccaagaaaagcaaatggaagTTTGTGAAGTTTGTGGAGCCTTTTTAATTGTAGGAGATGCACAGTCCAGGGTAGATGACCACTTGATGGGAAAGCAGCACATGGGTTATGCCAAAATAAAAGCTACTGTAGAAGATTTAAAA gaaaagttacgaaaaagaacagaagaaccTGATCGTGatgaaaggttaaaaaaagagaaactagaacgagaagagagagagaaagagagagaacgGGAAAGAGAAGAGCGGGAAAGGAAGAGACGAcgtgaagaagaagaaaaggaaaaagagagggcTCGTGATAGAGAGAGACGTAAAAGGAGTCGTTCACGGAGTAGACATTCAAGCAGAACGTCTGACAGAAGATGCAGCCGTTCACGAGACCACAAAAGAtcaagaagcagagaaaggaggCGAAGCAg GAGTCGTGACCGAAGAAGAAGCAGAAGTCATGAtagatcagaaagaaaacataggtctcgcagcagggacaggagacgATCAAAAAGCCGGGATCGGAAATCCTACAAGCacagaagcaaaagcagagagagagaacaagacaggaagtcaaaagaaaaag AAAAGAGGGGATCTGATGATAAAAAAAGTAGTATGAAGTCCAGTAGTCGAGAAAAACAGAGTGAAGACACAAATACAGACTCGAAGGAGAGTGACACTAAGAATGAGGTCAATGGGACCAGTGAAGACATAAAATCTGAAGGTGACACTCAGTCCAATTAA
- the LUC7L3 gene encoding luc7-like protein 3 isoform X6 — MISAAQLLDELMGRDRNLAPDEKRSNVRWDHESVCKYYLCGFCPAELFTNTRSDLGPCEKIHDENLRKQYEKSSRFMKVGYERDFLRYLQSLLAEVERRIRRGHARLALSQNQQSSGGAGPTGKNEEKIQVLTDKIDVLLQQIEELGSEGKVEEAQGMMKLVEQLKEERELLRSTTSTIESFAAQEKQMEVCEVCGAFLIVGDAQSRVDDHLMGKQHMGYAKIKATVEDLKEKLRKRTEEPDRDERLKKEKLEREEREKEREREREERERKRRREEEEKEKERARDRERRKRSRSRSRHSSRTSDRRCSRSRDHKRSRSRERRRSRSRDRRRSRSHDRSERKHRSRSRDRRRSKSRDRKSYKHRSKSREREQDRKSKEKVQRKYAQMKMELSQVRRHTKAPSEGKDSVVLQNILSVGVVSGP, encoded by the exons gTTTGTAAATACTACCTTTGTGGCTTTTGCCCAGCTGAATTATTTACAAATACCCGTTCTGATTTAG GTCCTTGTGAAAAAATTCATGACGAAAATCTACGTAAACA GTATGAGAAGAGCTCTCGTTTTATGAAAGTGGGCTATGAAAGAGATTTCTTACGCTACTTACAAAGCTTACTTGCAGAGGTAGAACGCAGGATTCGAAGAGGCCACGCTCGTTTGGCACTGTCACAGAATCAACAGTCTTCTGGG GGAGCGGGACCTACTGgtaaaaatgaagagaagatTCAGGTGTTAACTGACAAAATTGATGTACTTCTACAACAG ATTGAAGAACTAGGTTCAGAAGGGAAGGTGGAAGAGGCACAAGGAATGATGAAACTTGTTGAACAgttaaaggaagagagagaattGCTGAGATCTACAACTTCT acaATTGAGAGCTTTGCAGCccaagaaaagcaaatggaagTTTGTGAAGTTTGTGGAGCCTTTTTAATTGTAGGAGATGCACAGTCCAGGGTAGATGACCACTTGATGGGAAAGCAGCACATGGGTTATGCCAAAATAAAAGCTACTGTAGAAGATTTAAAA gaaaagttacgaaaaagaacagaagaaccTGATCGTGatgaaaggttaaaaaaagagaaactagaacgagaagagagagagaaagagagagaacgGGAAAGAGAAGAGCGGGAAAGGAAGAGACGAcgtgaagaagaagaaaaggaaaaagagagggcTCGTGATAGAGAGAGACGTAAAAGGAGTCGTTCACGGAGTAGACATTCAAGCAGAACGTCTGACAGAAGATGCAGCCGTTCACGAGACCACAAAAGAtcaagaagcagagaaaggaggCGAAGCAg GAGTCGTGACCGAAGAAGAAGCAGAAGTCATGAtagatcagaaagaaaacataggtctcgcagcagggacaggagacgATCAAAAAGCCGGGATCGGAAATCCTACAAGCacagaagcaaaagcagagagagagaacaagacaggaagtcaaaagaaaaag TGCAGCGTAAGTATGCACAGATGAAGATGGAACTAAGCCAAGTAAGAAGACATACTAAAGCACCTTCTGAAGGAAAAGACAGTGTAGTCCTGCAAAACATTTTGAG CGTTGGTGTTGTGAGCGGCCCATGA
- the LUC7L3 gene encoding luc7-like protein 3 isoform X7, translating to MISAAQLLDELMGRDRNLAPDEKRSNVRWDHESVCKYYLCGFCPAELFTNTRSDLGPCEKIHDENLRKQYEKSSRFMKVGYERDFLRYLQSLLAEVERRIRRGHARLALSQNQQSSGGAGPTGKNEEKIQVLTDKIDVLLQQIEELGSEGKVEEAQGMMKLVEQLKEERELLRSTTSTIESFAAQEKQMEVCEVCGAFLIVGDAQSRVDDHLMGKQHMGYAKIKATVEDLKEKLRKRTEEPDRDERLKKEKLEREEREKEREREREERERKRRREEEEKEKERARDRERRKRSRSRSRHSSRTSDRRCSRSRDHKRSRSRERRRSRSRDRRRSRSHDRSERKHRSRSRDRRRSKSRDRKSYKHRSKSREREQDRKSKEKVQRKYAQMKMELSQVRRHTKAPSEGKDSVVLQNILRTTT from the exons gTTTGTAAATACTACCTTTGTGGCTTTTGCCCAGCTGAATTATTTACAAATACCCGTTCTGATTTAG GTCCTTGTGAAAAAATTCATGACGAAAATCTACGTAAACA GTATGAGAAGAGCTCTCGTTTTATGAAAGTGGGCTATGAAAGAGATTTCTTACGCTACTTACAAAGCTTACTTGCAGAGGTAGAACGCAGGATTCGAAGAGGCCACGCTCGTTTGGCACTGTCACAGAATCAACAGTCTTCTGGG GGAGCGGGACCTACTGgtaaaaatgaagagaagatTCAGGTGTTAACTGACAAAATTGATGTACTTCTACAACAG ATTGAAGAACTAGGTTCAGAAGGGAAGGTGGAAGAGGCACAAGGAATGATGAAACTTGTTGAACAgttaaaggaagagagagaattGCTGAGATCTACAACTTCT acaATTGAGAGCTTTGCAGCccaagaaaagcaaatggaagTTTGTGAAGTTTGTGGAGCCTTTTTAATTGTAGGAGATGCACAGTCCAGGGTAGATGACCACTTGATGGGAAAGCAGCACATGGGTTATGCCAAAATAAAAGCTACTGTAGAAGATTTAAAA gaaaagttacgaaaaagaacagaagaaccTGATCGTGatgaaaggttaaaaaaagagaaactagaacgagaagagagagagaaagagagagaacgGGAAAGAGAAGAGCGGGAAAGGAAGAGACGAcgtgaagaagaagaaaaggaaaaagagagggcTCGTGATAGAGAGAGACGTAAAAGGAGTCGTTCACGGAGTAGACATTCAAGCAGAACGTCTGACAGAAGATGCAGCCGTTCACGAGACCACAAAAGAtcaagaagcagagaaaggaggCGAAGCAg GAGTCGTGACCGAAGAAGAAGCAGAAGTCATGAtagatcagaaagaaaacataggtctcgcagcagggacaggagacgATCAAAAAGCCGGGATCGGAAATCCTACAAGCacagaagcaaaagcagagagagagaacaagacaggaagtcaaaagaaaaag TGCAGCGTAAGTATGCACAGATGAAGATGGAACTAAGCCAAGTAAGAAGACATACTAAAGCACCTTCTGAAGGAAAAGACAGTGTAGTCCTGCAAAACATTTTGAG GACTACTACATGA
- the LUC7L3 gene encoding luc7-like protein 3 isoform X3, producing MISAAQLLDELMGRDRNLAPDEKRSNVRWDHESVCKYYLCGFCPAELFTNTRSDLGPCEKIHDENLRKQYEKSSRFMKVGYERDFLRYLQSLLAEVERRIRRGHARLALSQNQQSSGGAGPTGKNEEKIQVLTDKIDVLLQQIEELGSEGKVEEAQGMMKLVEQLKEERELLRSTTSTIESFAAQEKQMEVCEVCGAFLIVGDAQSRVDDHLMGKQHMGYAKIKATVEDLKEKLRKRTEEPDRDERLKKEKLEREEREKEREREREERERKRRREEEEKEKERARDRERRKRSRSRSRHSSRTSDRRCSRSRDHKRSRSRERRRSRSRDRRRSRSHDRSERKHRSRSRDRRRSKSRDRKSYKHRSKSREREQDRKSKEKEKRGSDDKKSSMKSSSREKQSEDTNTDSKESDTKNEVNGTSEDIKSEVQRKYAQMKMELSQVRRHTKAPSEGKDSVVLQNILRTTT from the exons gTTTGTAAATACTACCTTTGTGGCTTTTGCCCAGCTGAATTATTTACAAATACCCGTTCTGATTTAG GTCCTTGTGAAAAAATTCATGACGAAAATCTACGTAAACA GTATGAGAAGAGCTCTCGTTTTATGAAAGTGGGCTATGAAAGAGATTTCTTACGCTACTTACAAAGCTTACTTGCAGAGGTAGAACGCAGGATTCGAAGAGGCCACGCTCGTTTGGCACTGTCACAGAATCAACAGTCTTCTGGG GGAGCGGGACCTACTGgtaaaaatgaagagaagatTCAGGTGTTAACTGACAAAATTGATGTACTTCTACAACAG ATTGAAGAACTAGGTTCAGAAGGGAAGGTGGAAGAGGCACAAGGAATGATGAAACTTGTTGAACAgttaaaggaagagagagaattGCTGAGATCTACAACTTCT acaATTGAGAGCTTTGCAGCccaagaaaagcaaatggaagTTTGTGAAGTTTGTGGAGCCTTTTTAATTGTAGGAGATGCACAGTCCAGGGTAGATGACCACTTGATGGGAAAGCAGCACATGGGTTATGCCAAAATAAAAGCTACTGTAGAAGATTTAAAA gaaaagttacgaaaaagaacagaagaaccTGATCGTGatgaaaggttaaaaaaagagaaactagaacgagaagagagagagaaagagagagaacgGGAAAGAGAAGAGCGGGAAAGGAAGAGACGAcgtgaagaagaagaaaaggaaaaagagagggcTCGTGATAGAGAGAGACGTAAAAGGAGTCGTTCACGGAGTAGACATTCAAGCAGAACGTCTGACAGAAGATGCAGCCGTTCACGAGACCACAAAAGAtcaagaagcagagaaaggaggCGAAGCAg GAGTCGTGACCGAAGAAGAAGCAGAAGTCATGAtagatcagaaagaaaacataggtctcgcagcagggacaggagacgATCAAAAAGCCGGGATCGGAAATCCTACAAGCacagaagcaaaagcagagagagagaacaagacaggaagtcaaaagaaaaag AAAAGAGGGGATCTGATGATAAAAAAAGTAGTATGAAGTCCAGTAGTCGAGAAAAACAGAGTGAAGACACAAATACAGACTCGAAGGAGAGTGACACTAAGAATGAGGTCAATGGGACCAGTGAAGACATAAAATCTGAAG TGCAGCGTAAGTATGCACAGATGAAGATGGAACTAAGCCAAGTAAGAAGACATACTAAAGCACCTTCTGAAGGAAAAGACAGTGTAGTCCTGCAAAACATTTTGAG GACTACTACATGA